Proteins co-encoded in one Gossypium arboreum isolate Shixiya-1 chromosome 11, ASM2569848v2, whole genome shotgun sequence genomic window:
- the LOC108486980 gene encoding chaperonin CPN60-2, mitochondrial-like yields the protein MYRHLTSLASKARLAKNRIQLNGTRLSWSRNYAAKDIKFGVEARALMLSGVQELADAVKVTMGPKGRNVVLEQSFGAPKVTKDGVTVAKSIEFKDRVKNIGASLVKQVANATNDVAGDGTTCATVLTRAIFVEGCKSVAAGMNAMDLRRGITMAVDAVVTNLKSRARMISTSEEIAQVGTISANGEREIGELIAKAMEKVGKEGVITIADGKTLYNELEVVEGMKLDRGYISPYFITNQKNQKCELENPLILIHEKKISNLPALVKFLELSLTKQRPLLIVAEDLESEALATLILNKLRAGIKVCAIKAPGFGENRKAGLQDLAALTGGQVITEELGLDIEKVGAEVLGSCKKVTVSKDDTIILDGAGDKASIEERCDQIRSAIGSSTSDYDKDKLQERLAKLSGGVAVLKIGGASETEVSEKKDRVTDALNATKAAVEEGIVPGGGAALLYASKELENLETANFDQKIGVQIIQNALKMPVHAIASNAGVEGAVVVGKLLEQDNPDLGYDAAKGEYVDMVKAGIIDPLKVIRTALVDAASVSSLMTTTEAIVTELPKDDKEGAATAGGMGGLDY from the exons ATGTACCGCCATCTCACTTCCCTCGCCTCCAAAGCCAG GTTGGCTAAGAACAGAATCCAATTG aATGGTACTAGATTGAGTTGGAGTAGAAACTATGCGGCTAAAGACATCAAATTTGGTGTAGAAGCGCGAGCATTGATGCTTAGCGGCGTTCAAGAGCTAGCCGATGCTGTTAAAGTCACCATGGGTCCAAAA GGGCGTAATGTTGTTTTGGAACAAAGTTTCGGGGCTCCTAAGGTGACAAAAGATGGTGTTACTGTAGCCAAGAGCATTGAATTTAAAGACAGAGTGAAAAACATTGGTGCTTCCCTTGTAAAGCAGGTTGCCAATGCCACCAATGACGTTGCTGGGGATG GCACCACTTGTGCGACAGTCCTTACCCGCGCAATATTTGTTGAAGGATGTAAATCAGTGGCGGCTGGAATGAATGCCATGGACCTCAGACGAGGAATCACAATGGCAGTTGATGCAGTTGTGACCAACTTGAAGAGTAGAGCGCGGATGATCAGCACGTCCGAGGAAATTGCACAG GTTGGAACAATATCTGCGAATGGAGAAAGGGAGATTGGCGAGCTCATTGCCAAGGCCATGGAGAAAGTTGGCAAAGAAGGTGTTATTACCATTGCT gaTGGGAAAACCTTGTACAATGAATTAGAGGTTGTTGAGGGAATGAAGCTTGATAGAGGCTACATATCCCCTTACTTTATCACCAACCAGAAGAACCAGAAATGC GAATTGGAGAACCCACTTATTTTGATCCATGAGAAAAAGATCTCTAACTTGCCTGCTTTGGTGAAATTTTTGGAATTGTCTTTGACG AAGCAAAGGCCTTTACTAATTGTTGCTGAAGATCTTGAAAGTGAAGCTCTTGCAACTCTCATTCTGAACAAGCTTCGTGCTGGaatcaag GTGTGTGCCATTAAGGCCCCAGGTTTTGGGGAAAATAGGAAAGCTGGCTTGCAGGACCTTGCTGCTCTTACTGGGGGCCAG GTAATAACTGAAGAACTTGGTCTTGACATTGAGAAAGTTGGAGCAGAAGTGCTTGGCTCTTGCAAAAAG GTTACAGTATCAAAGGATGACACAATTATCCTTGATGGCGCTGGAGACAAGGCTAGCATTGAAGAAAGATGCGATCAA ATAAGATCAGCAATTGGATCAAGCACTTCTGATTACGATAAGGACAAATTACAAGAGAGGCTTGCAAAGCTCTCTGGCGGCGTTGCAGTTTTGAAG ATTGGAGGAGCAAGTGAAACAGAAGTTAGTGAAAAGAAGGATAGAGTTACCGATGCCCTAAATGCCACGAAAGCTGCTGTGGAGGAAGGAATTGTTCCTG GTGGTGGTGCTGCACTTCTTTATGCCTCTAAGGAACTTGAAAACCTGGAGACTGCAAACTTTGATCAGAAGATCGGTGTTCAGATCATCCAAAATGCTCTTAAG ATGCCTGTACATGCAATTGCATCTAATGCTGGAGTTGAGGGTGCAGTGGTTGTTGGAAAGCTACTGGAGCAGGACAATCCCGACCTCGGTTATGATGCTGCTAAGG GTGAGTATGTAGATATGGTTAAAGCTGGAATTATCGATCCTTTGAAAGTCATAAGAACAGCCTTGGTAGATGCTGCAAG TGTGAGTTCATTGATGACTACAACTGAAGCCATTGTTACTGAACTTCCAAAGGATGACAAGGAAGGGGCAGCCACCGCAGGCGGCATGGGTGGTCTAGATTACTAA